A region from the Candidatus Neomarinimicrobiota bacterium genome encodes:
- a CDS encoding DJ-1/PfpI family protein, with amino-acid sequence MKKILVPLAEGFEEIEAITIIDILRRAGAEVIIAALVKRNVQGSHGLKVVADTVLDEVLNENFDMVVLPGGVPGAPNLMGDARIIKLLKDQASANKTSAAICAAPAVLQEAGLTDGKKITSHPAWAESMTTAVHTGARVETADLLITGQAAGSAMEFSFKLVEALYGKEKVSEINAGVLAKL; translated from the coding sequence ATGAAAAAGATTTTGGTGCCCCTGGCCGAAGGATTTGAAGAAATTGAAGCCATCACTATAATTGACATTCTACGTCGAGCGGGAGCGGAGGTAATCATTGCCGCCCTGGTAAAGCGAAATGTTCAAGGTTCCCATGGTCTAAAAGTTGTTGCCGATACGGTTCTCGATGAAGTTCTCAACGAAAACTTTGATATGGTTGTACTCCCTGGAGGTGTCCCCGGAGCTCCAAATCTTATGGGTGATGCTAGAATTATCAAACTCCTGAAGGATCAAGCCTCGGCGAACAAGACTTCTGCTGCCATTTGTGCCGCCCCGGCAGTTCTACAAGAAGCCGGCCTCACCGATGGTAAGAAAATCACCTCTCACCCAGCCTGGGCTGAAAGCATGACAACCGCTGTTCACACTGGAGCGCGAGTAGAGACCGCTGATCTCCTGATCACAGGACAGGCTGCTGGCAGCGCCATGGAGTTTTCCTTTAAGCTAGTGGAGGCACTCTATGGAAAAGAAAAAGTTTCTGAAATAAATGCTGGGGTTCTGGCAAAATTATAA
- a CDS encoding bifunctional hydroxymethylpyrimidine kinase/phosphomethylpyrimidine kinase: MSLIIVGSLALDTIEAPAGSVSEVPGGSSSYCSIAASYFTHPNIVGVVGTDFPEPVFTLFKDHHVNLEGLVIEEGKTFRWGGRYAENFDDRTTLFTELNVFESFNPTLPDTYKNAAHVLLANIHPGLQHHVLDQLEAESFVVLDTMNLWIDTALDELLTLINRVDMLVINDEEAHMLTQERHYGRAARKLQAMGPDWVVIKKGQHGALLFHGEQVFSVPGLILDEVKDPTGAGDTFVGALIGYLDQSMDHSFDNMKLAVVFGSVFASFCVEDFSVDGITYLEESDLEDRYDKFVIMSQF; encoded by the coding sequence ATGTCACTCATCATTGTTGGATCATTAGCACTGGATACTATTGAAGCGCCTGCTGGCTCAGTTTCTGAAGTTCCCGGTGGATCCAGTAGCTATTGCTCCATTGCTGCAAGCTATTTTACCCATCCAAACATTGTCGGTGTTGTAGGAACTGATTTTCCAGAACCAGTCTTTACGCTTTTTAAAGATCATCATGTAAATCTAGAGGGCTTGGTTATAGAAGAAGGCAAGACCTTTCGCTGGGGGGGGCGCTACGCAGAAAATTTTGACGACAGAACCACTCTTTTCACTGAGCTGAATGTATTTGAATCCTTTAACCCGACACTGCCCGATACATATAAAAATGCAGCACATGTTTTATTGGCGAACATCCATCCAGGTTTGCAGCACCATGTACTAGATCAGTTGGAGGCTGAATCATTCGTTGTTCTTGATACAATGAATTTGTGGATAGATACGGCTCTGGATGAGTTGCTAACCCTCATAAATAGGGTTGATATGTTGGTGATCAATGATGAAGAGGCCCACATGCTCACCCAGGAGCGTCATTATGGCAGGGCAGCCAGAAAACTTCAAGCCATGGGTCCAGATTGGGTGGTGATTAAAAAAGGTCAGCATGGTGCATTACTCTTTCATGGGGAACAGGTGTTTAGTGTCCCGGGGCTTATTCTAGATGAAGTGAAGGACCCAACTGGTGCTGGTGATACCTTTGTTGGTGCCCTCATTGGTTATCTCGATCAATCAATGGATCATTCTTTTGACAACATGAAATTAGCTGTAGTTTTTGGGTCCGTATTTGCCTCTTTCTGTGTGGAGGATTTTTCAGTTGATGGGATCACCTATCTGGAAGAATCGGATCTGGAAGACCGTTATGATAAATTTGTAATAATGAGTCAATTCTAG
- a CDS encoding cytochrome c-type biogenesis protein CcmH, whose product MKMKTIILLMVLVSMLSAQDYEFYNQKLTDKQNEQAIYLEKNLMATCCFGGPVYMHGKNQMTEDAKVTIRRLLIEGKSTDDVLDHFRNSIDPRTKQPYGNRILAAPKASETVGKVSYWMVVIFSLVGLTILGYALKKLQAKKQGPDLKNQLSEETLKKIESELSDID is encoded by the coding sequence ATGAAAATGAAGACAATTATCCTATTGATGGTCCTGGTGAGCATGTTGAGTGCTCAAGATTATGAGTTCTACAATCAGAAACTAACTGACAAGCAAAATGAGCAGGCGATTTACCTGGAGAAAAACCTCATGGCCACCTGTTGCTTTGGTGGTCCTGTGTATATGCATGGTAAAAATCAAATGACCGAAGATGCAAAAGTAACCATTCGGCGATTGCTTATTGAGGGTAAAAGCACTGATGATGTCCTGGACCATTTTAGAAATTCTATTGACCCCCGGACCAAACAACCATATGGCAATCGAATCCTGGCTGCACCCAAAGCCAGTGAGACGGTAGGAAAAGTCTCTTATTGGATGGTGGTTATTTTTAGTCTTGTTGGATTGACAATACTTGGATATGCGCTGAAAAAGCTACAAGCTAAAAAGCAGGGACCAGATCTGAAGAATCAGTTGTCAGAAGAAACCCTTAAAAAAATTGAGTCGGAACTTTCAGATATAGATTAG
- a CDS encoding bifunctional nuclease family protein — MIEVIVKNILFFAQAAAPGYTLFLQTRDDDQRSLPIVVGQFEAQTIALALEQINLDRPMTHDLLSQVITHMTDGLDSVVIQKLKEGTFYAELNVRSEKGIEKIDARPSDAIALALRARVPIRVSREVFDEASIPMPITTEQTEKSEPSLAENVSEIMHGAELRFDLEHDLKEAISNEDYEMAALIRDRLNALSVSDLRS; from the coding sequence ATGATTGAAGTAATTGTCAAGAATATCCTCTTCTTTGCCCAGGCAGCTGCCCCGGGTTATACCCTGTTTCTTCAAACGAGGGATGATGACCAACGTAGTCTGCCTATTGTGGTGGGACAGTTTGAAGCCCAGACCATCGCCCTGGCCCTGGAGCAGATTAATTTGGATCGCCCCATGACACATGATCTATTATCCCAGGTGATCACCCATATGACTGACGGATTGGACAGTGTCGTTATTCAGAAGTTGAAAGAGGGGACATTCTATGCCGAATTGAATGTAAGGAGTGAAAAGGGTATCGAGAAAATTGATGCCCGGCCCAGTGATGCCATCGCCCTGGCTTTGAGAGCCAGAGTTCCTATCAGGGTTTCGAGGGAGGTCTTTGACGAGGCATCTATCCCCATGCCCATTACCACGGAGCAGACCGAAAAATCAGAGCCCAGTCTGGCCGAAAATGTGAGTGAAATAATGCATGGGGCTGAATTACGATTTGATCTGGAGCATGATCTTAAAGAGGCAATCTCCAATGAAGATTACGAAATGGCAGCTTTAATTAGAGATAGATTAAACGCATTATCCGTTTCTGATTTACGCAGTTAA
- a CDS encoding polyprenyl synthetase family protein produces the protein MDIEVNNRIETWRAAISKHLQNPCFDTEPVYLSEPMKYALKAEGKMLRPALCLAAAEAVGGDWHDAVSVAAALEIFHTFTLVHDDIMDGDELRRGRPTLHKAFGDNRALLSGDTLLIYVYQQLSDVEESKFPSVFRAFNDGAMDVCKGQGWDMEFEGSIHVEPQQYEMMIDLKTGALIRLACHLGGIMGGGNDASIEALSRFGILLGRAFQMQDDLLEVTSSSATMGKSLGSDVLNEKKTWIWIDLKSRLTEDELKEWKIIQNGGELAEHHRDQVKQWMIDHGTIERAQDLITSWISEADALLSSSLFKNTNMLKALSDMILNRKK, from the coding sequence ATGGACATTGAGGTAAACAATAGAATCGAGACATGGCGCGCAGCCATTTCTAAACATTTGCAGAATCCATGCTTTGATACTGAGCCTGTTTATCTCTCAGAACCCATGAAATACGCCCTCAAAGCTGAAGGCAAGATGCTGCGACCAGCACTTTGCCTGGCGGCGGCCGAAGCCGTCGGGGGTGACTGGCACGATGCAGTTAGCGTCGCTGCTGCACTTGAAATTTTTCATACATTCACCCTGGTTCATGATGATATCATGGATGGTGACGAACTGCGAAGAGGTCGCCCAACCCTCCACAAGGCCTTCGGTGACAATCGGGCTCTATTGAGCGGTGACACTTTGCTTATCTATGTCTATCAACAACTCTCAGATGTTGAGGAATCAAAATTCCCCAGCGTCTTTCGTGCCTTTAATGATGGGGCTATGGATGTGTGCAAGGGCCAGGGTTGGGATATGGAGTTTGAGGGGAGTATTCATGTCGAGCCTCAACAGTATGAGATGATGATTGATCTCAAAACCGGAGCGCTAATCAGACTTGCCTGCCATCTCGGTGGGATCATGGGTGGTGGAAACGATGCTTCCATTGAAGCCCTTTCACGATTTGGGATCCTCCTGGGAAGAGCTTTTCAAATGCAGGATGATCTTCTGGAAGTAACGTCATCATCAGCTACCATGGGCAAAAGTTTGGGTAGCGATGTCCTGAACGAGAAAAAAACCTGGATCTGGATCGACTTGAAAAGCAGACTCACAGAAGATGAGCTGAAGGAATGGAAAATTATTCAAAACGGTGGTGAGTTGGCTGAACATCATCGAGATCAGGTAAAACAATGGATGATAGATCATGGTACCATTGAACGGGCTCAGGATTTAATCACATCCTGGATATCAGAGGCAGATGCTCTGTTAAGTTCATCTCTCTTTAAAAACACCAATATGCTCAAAGCCTTGTCTGACATGATTCTAAATCGAAAAAAATGA
- a CDS encoding type 2 isopentenyl-diphosphate Delta-isomerase produces the protein MTRDIEQRKRDHLNLAQEKALNFTTSAGFDRWRFIHNALPEINLDEIDTRTEFLGKELQFPLLISSMSGGVEESFKLNANLATAAESVGCALGLGSIRAALENEKVRDSFLVAREKAPGAVILANLGIAQIMGPQTIDRVATFCSDLKANALIIHLNPMQEAFQPEGDTHFKGALNAIKTWVHEFPLPIIVKEVGQGLSIEVIAKLKGVGVEIIDIAGAGGSNWISIERERLSDDQRVLKQAAHEFANWGEPTAEILENLETDQFVIASGGLKQPLDLAKAIALGANMGGIAGALLKHAMSSDGSRIIEHLLVWKKTLEMTMFGVGALTINELIGNRRLLHKIG, from the coding sequence TTGACGAGGGACATTGAGCAACGCAAGCGGGATCATCTGAATCTTGCTCAGGAAAAGGCGCTAAACTTTACAACTTCTGCCGGGTTTGACCGCTGGAGATTCATCCACAACGCACTCCCTGAGATTAATCTTGATGAGATAGATACTCGTACAGAATTTTTAGGGAAGGAACTCCAGTTTCCTCTCCTGATCAGCTCAATGAGTGGAGGCGTTGAGGAGAGTTTCAAGCTCAATGCAAATCTGGCAACAGCGGCTGAGTCAGTGGGCTGTGCCCTTGGCCTGGGAAGTATCCGTGCTGCCCTGGAAAATGAAAAAGTACGAGACAGTTTTTTAGTTGCCAGAGAAAAAGCACCTGGGGCTGTCATCCTGGCCAATCTTGGAATTGCACAGATCATGGGTCCGCAAACAATTGACAGGGTAGCAACCTTTTGCAGCGATCTGAAGGCAAATGCGCTAATCATTCACTTAAATCCAATGCAGGAGGCATTTCAGCCTGAAGGCGATACCCACTTCAAGGGTGCCTTGAATGCTATCAAGACCTGGGTGCATGAATTTCCACTACCCATCATCGTCAAAGAGGTTGGACAGGGTCTTTCCATCGAAGTAATTGCCAAGCTTAAGGGTGTTGGCGTTGAAATAATTGATATTGCCGGTGCAGGTGGGAGTAACTGGATATCCATTGAACGCGAACGACTATCCGATGATCAGCGTGTATTGAAACAAGCTGCTCATGAATTTGCCAACTGGGGTGAGCCAACAGCTGAAATCCTGGAAAACCTGGAAACGGATCAGTTTGTTATCGCCAGTGGTGGTCTAAAACAACCCCTTGATCTGGCTAAGGCGATTGCCCTCGGTGCAAATATGGGTGGCATTGCTGGTGCATTGCTAAAACATGCCATGTCTTCAGATGGAAGTAGAATCATTGAACATTTACTGGTGTGGAAGAAAACTCTGGAAATGACCATGTTTGGTGTTGGGGCACTTACGATTAATGAATTAATTGGGAATCGCCGGTTATTGCATAAAATTGGCTGA
- a CDS encoding phosphomannomutase/phosphoglucomutase yields the protein MNVNDFIFREYDIRGEVAVDFPEEVVVALGRAFASIVKRRGGKKITLSGDVRLTTPQLKEYFKAGALSTGIDVMDIGILPTPGNYFSVFHFEDVDGACQITGSHNPPQFNGFKLTFNQLAFFGQDIQDMLTLIKNDDFEAGKGSASEYDLLPEYMDTVVKGIDLKRPMRIVVDAGNAAGALCAPEVYERMGCEVTALYCDVDGTFPNHHPDPTVAANLKDIQAEMKKGGYDVGIAFDGDADRLGVIDEKGQVVWADYQMILFAQDIIKSKDDKIIFDVKCSQALEEKILEFGGTPVMYKTGHSHIKTHMKKLNSPFSGEMSGHLFFADRYFGFDDAIYNGGRMLELLSKSNRPLSEMVDELPKYFSTPEIRLTCNSDSEKFEIAENAAKYFKENYDCIDVDGVRIRFGDGWGLVRASNTQPVLVVRFEAKTQERMEEIQTLVMNKIAEFGEVRLDEGH from the coding sequence ATGAATGTAAATGATTTTATTTTTAGAGAATATGATATCCGCGGGGAAGTAGCAGTAGATTTTCCAGAAGAAGTCGTTGTTGCCCTGGGGCGCGCTTTTGCATCAATCGTCAAGCGTCGGGGTGGAAAGAAAATCACGCTCTCTGGAGATGTGAGACTCACAACCCCCCAACTTAAAGAATATTTTAAAGCAGGCGCACTCTCTACGGGGATTGATGTCATGGACATAGGCATTCTACCCACACCAGGCAACTATTTTAGTGTGTTTCATTTTGAAGATGTGGATGGTGCGTGTCAGATAACAGGCTCCCATAACCCACCACAGTTTAATGGTTTTAAATTGACCTTTAATCAGCTCGCCTTTTTTGGTCAGGATATTCAGGATATGCTTACTCTGATTAAAAATGATGATTTTGAAGCAGGCAAGGGTAGTGCTTCAGAATATGATCTTTTGCCAGAGTATATGGATACAGTGGTCAAGGGTATTGATCTCAAGCGACCCATGCGCATTGTGGTTGATGCTGGCAACGCAGCTGGTGCGCTCTGTGCCCCTGAGGTATATGAAAGAATGGGTTGTGAAGTAACAGCTCTCTATTGCGATGTAGATGGTACCTTCCCGAATCACCATCCTGATCCAACTGTCGCTGCCAATCTTAAGGATATACAGGCTGAGATGAAAAAGGGTGGCTATGATGTTGGTATTGCCTTCGATGGAGATGCTGACCGTCTAGGTGTGATTGACGAAAAAGGGCAGGTTGTCTGGGCAGATTACCAGATGATTCTTTTTGCTCAAGACATCATTAAATCCAAAGATGATAAAATAATATTCGATGTAAAATGCTCACAGGCACTTGAGGAAAAAATTCTGGAGTTTGGTGGAACACCCGTTATGTATAAGACAGGACATTCCCATATTAAGACCCATATGAAAAAGCTGAACTCTCCATTCTCCGGAGAGATGAGTGGTCACCTCTTCTTTGCAGATAGATACTTTGGTTTTGACGATGCCATCTACAATGGTGGTCGTATGCTGGAACTTCTTTCCAAGAGCAATCGTCCCCTTTCTGAAATGGTGGATGAGCTTCCCAAATACTTTTCAACACCCGAGATCAGATTGACCTGTAATTCAGACTCAGAGAAATTTGAAATTGCAGAGAACGCAGCCAAATATTTCAAAGAAAATTATGATTGCATTGATGTGGATGGTGTACGAATTCGGTTTGGAGATGGATGGGGTCTGGTGCGAGCATCAAATACACAACCTGTCCTGGTCGTAAGATTCGAAGCCAAAACACAAGAACGCATGGAAGAGATTCAAACCCTGGTTATGAACAAAATCGCGGAGTTTGGCGAGGTTCGCCTTGACGAGGGACATTGA
- the murQ gene encoding N-acetylmuramic acid 6-phosphate etherase codes for MTSKLGKLLTEQRNPESMKLDSSSIREILEIINREDQIIAGKVAEQMDDITQATELVDNAFQKNGRLIYVGAGTSGRLGVLDASEIPPTFNASPERVQGFIAGGDIALRTAVEGAEDFPGDGRKLIDEIAVTENDVVMGIATSGVTPYVLGALERGKELGAATVFFTCADRNHIDIDVDVLISVPVGPEVITGSTRMKSGTATKMVLNMITTTAMVKRGKVYENLMVDLKATNIKLEDRARRIVSTITSCSYEEASDLLVKSDNYVKVALVMQKSHASAEESRLYLDRFDGNVRLAVDELEKNTDPE; via the coding sequence ATGACCTCGAAATTAGGCAAACTTTTAACAGAACAACGCAATCCAGAGAGTATGAAGCTGGATTCGTCGTCGATTCGTGAAATCCTTGAAATTATAAATCGGGAAGACCAAATCATTGCTGGCAAAGTCGCTGAGCAAATGGATGATATCACACAGGCAACGGAATTGGTAGATAACGCTTTCCAGAAAAATGGACGCTTAATCTATGTGGGAGCAGGGACTTCAGGAAGACTGGGCGTTTTGGATGCTTCTGAAATTCCACCTACCTTTAACGCCAGCCCGGAAAGAGTTCAAGGATTTATCGCTGGAGGTGATATAGCCTTACGAACTGCAGTTGAAGGTGCTGAAGACTTCCCTGGGGATGGTCGTAAACTCATTGATGAAATTGCAGTAACAGAAAATGATGTCGTTATGGGTATAGCCACAAGTGGTGTTACCCCATACGTACTGGGCGCTCTGGAGCGTGGAAAAGAATTGGGAGCGGCAACGGTGTTTTTCACTTGTGCAGACAGAAATCACATCGATATAGATGTCGATGTTCTCATCTCTGTACCAGTGGGACCAGAAGTGATTACGGGTTCTACTCGAATGAAATCCGGAACGGCCACAAAAATGGTTCTCAATATGATTACCACCACCGCCATGGTTAAACGTGGTAAGGTCTATGAAAATCTCATGGTTGACTTGAAGGCAACAAATATCAAACTGGAAGATAGAGCCCGTCGTATTGTTTCTACCATCACCTCCTGCAGTTACGAAGAAGCAAGTGATCTGCTGGTTAAATCTGATAACTATGTAAAGGTGGCTTTGGTAATGCAGAAAAGCCATGCTTCAGCAGAGGAAAGTCGACTATATTTGGATCGTTTTGATGGGAACGTTCGCCTGGCAGTAGATGAACTTGAAAAAAACACAGACCCCGAATAA
- a CDS encoding carboxymuconolactone decarboxylase family protein codes for MFLLGILVAATTLNDQAMLNIWLPECSNILDEEAIEEAILQTLLFAGFPKTIEALKQLRNHFPVRHGPKHVSDHQHAGDKTSKIIYGKYHSKLKQVMDELHPDLTRWMIEDGYGRVLSRSGLSLKEREISVLASLMTSGMINQFRAHIRGALYAGLSQVDIIWFTNTFACIIAADLRSDFDEVTQEMLKS; via the coding sequence ATGTTTCTCCTGGGAATCCTTGTGGCAGCTACGACGCTAAATGATCAGGCCATGCTAAATATCTGGCTACCTGAATGTTCCAATATTCTGGATGAGGAGGCTATCGAAGAAGCCATCCTACAGACACTGCTCTTTGCTGGATTTCCAAAAACGATTGAGGCTCTCAAACAATTGAGAAATCACTTCCCCGTTAGACATGGTCCCAAGCATGTGAGCGACCACCAACATGCCGGAGACAAGACCAGTAAAATCATTTACGGAAAATATCATTCCAAATTGAAGCAGGTCATGGATGAGTTACACCCTGATTTAACGAGATGGATGATCGAGGATGGCTATGGGCGAGTTCTATCTCGATCTGGACTTAGCCTTAAGGAGCGGGAAATCTCAGTTCTCGCTTCATTGATGACATCAGGAATGATCAATCAGTTTCGAGCTCATATTCGGGGTGCTTTATATGCAGGGTTGTCACAGGTTGATATCATTTGGTTTACAAACACCTTTGCTTGTATAATTGCCGCCGACTTGAGATCTGACTTCGATGAGGTAACCCAGGAGATGTTAAAGTCGTGA
- a CDS encoding HlyC/CorC family transporter, translating into MIEIILAVIGLILSFIFAGAEIALLSSNRLQLEVWQRQKVRGAKSALNASQNPEQFLTATLVGNNIANILTTSFATVMFIRVIPNEWLILLIISVSVLIFGEIIPKTLFREFPNASMLFFGRFVKIFEIVLYPLTFLLTLYRKKILRSDDVESQTNLDSEELHLLFNDPREESGVDVHERQTIARIFTFKNTSISEVMTPRPDMTSISIDSNMADVEAAFMESGFSKLPVYEETADDIKGIVFLHDIFKGATELRDVMREAYFVPETKAADELLGEMQTKSISIAIVIDEYGGTAGLVTMEDLSEELFGEFTDAFDVEDAAVQQLDKGLLIKGNVEIDFLNEHHDFGIPPGEYETLAGFLIGSLGHIPQKNEQFLTETHRYVISSSTATRIETIFVQER; encoded by the coding sequence ATGATCGAGATAATTCTCGCTGTCATCGGTCTGATCCTAAGCTTTATTTTTGCCGGAGCAGAAATTGCATTGCTCTCGTCAAACCGACTTCAGCTTGAGGTATGGCAAAGGCAAAAGGTGCGCGGTGCTAAATCTGCCTTGAATGCCAGCCAAAACCCCGAACAATTCCTCACGGCTACATTGGTGGGGAATAACATAGCCAATATCCTCACCACTTCCTTCGCAACGGTAATGTTCATAAGAGTCATCCCCAACGAGTGGCTCATTTTGCTTATCATTTCTGTGAGCGTACTCATATTTGGTGAAATCATACCCAAAACTCTTTTTCGTGAATTTCCCAATGCCTCCATGTTATTTTTTGGACGTTTTGTCAAAATTTTTGAGATCGTGCTCTACCCCCTGACCTTCCTGCTAACGCTTTATCGGAAAAAAATCCTGAGAAGTGATGACGTTGAAAGTCAGACCAACCTTGATTCTGAGGAGCTCCATCTCTTGTTCAATGATCCCAGGGAAGAAAGTGGTGTGGATGTGCATGAGCGTCAAACCATTGCGCGTATATTCACCTTTAAAAACACCTCAATCAGTGAGGTGATGACGCCTCGTCCGGATATGACTTCTATTTCCATTGATAGCAATATGGCTGATGTTGAAGCAGCGTTTATGGAGTCAGGATTTTCTAAACTCCCGGTCTATGAAGAAACTGCTGATGATATCAAGGGCATTGTTTTCCTCCATGACATTTTCAAAGGTGCCACAGAGCTTCGAGATGTCATGAGGGAGGCCTACTTTGTCCCTGAAACCAAAGCGGCTGATGAATTACTGGGAGAAATGCAGACAAAAAGTATATCCATAGCGATTGTCATAGATGAATATGGCGGGACAGCCGGCTTAGTGACCATGGAAGATTTGTCTGAAGAGCTATTTGGTGAATTTACAGACGCCTTTGATGTGGAAGATGCAGCTGTTCAACAGCTTGATAAGGGGCTGCTCATCAAAGGAAATGTAGAAATAGACTTTCTTAACGAACACCATGATTTTGGTATTCCCCCAGGTGAGTACGAAACGCTGGCTGGATTCCTCATCGGGAGCCTCGGGCATATCCCCCAAAAGAATGAGCAGTTCCTTACGGAAACACACCGTTATGTGATTTCATCTTCAACTGCAACACGTATTGAAACCATATTTGTTCAGGAGCGCTAA
- a CDS encoding LptF/LptG family permease, protein MGLVSLIDRYLIRAFFSTMWTVLVGLVGIFTIADFVEKIDNFVDAGAGANLMLVYYGYSLPYFIDMALPMSMLLATVFSLGTLNKNYEIAAMRASGISMLRIARPLLLLGLFFTIFQFIFQNLVVMPFNHQQKEITRNILKPKKSPRKMKEVVRQDINGNIMVIKSYDVPNNSCTDVSILAYQDSGITERWDYAKLQWVDSLQAWNKSEGLNRRFDAAGKLLFSEMSLSDELPITLTPVDIVKEQIRPNEMNVFQLVDFIEKKKLLGLNPHRWVVDFHFKLAFVMTGFIVIFLGISFALQGTRENLAVGVGKSVIALFIYYILLIGGQKVGYNSSMHPAFAVWFGNVVLFIAGGWLFYQTAKK, encoded by the coding sequence TTGGGCTTAGTTTCTCTCATAGATCGATATCTGATCCGAGCTTTTTTTTCTACCATGTGGACCGTTCTTGTTGGTCTGGTAGGTATTTTCACCATTGCTGATTTTGTGGAAAAGATTGACAACTTTGTTGATGCCGGTGCTGGCGCCAATCTGATGCTTGTCTATTACGGCTATAGCCTGCCTTACTTCATTGATATGGCTCTGCCCATGAGTATGCTCCTGGCCACAGTCTTCTCTCTGGGGACCCTCAATAAGAACTATGAAATTGCCGCCATGCGTGCTTCTGGAATTAGCATGCTCAGGATTGCACGCCCCCTGCTGCTTCTGGGTCTCTTTTTTACCATTTTCCAGTTTATTTTTCAAAATCTTGTGGTCATGCCTTTCAATCATCAGCAGAAAGAGATCACCCGCAATATATTAAAACCGAAGAAAAGTCCCCGGAAAATGAAAGAGGTGGTTCGCCAGGATATAAACGGCAATATCATGGTTATCAAATCCTATGATGTCCCGAACAATAGTTGCACTGATGTTTCAATCCTGGCCTATCAGGACTCTGGGATTACAGAACGATGGGATTATGCAAAGCTGCAGTGGGTTGATTCTCTCCAGGCCTGGAATAAATCTGAAGGTTTAAATCGTCGCTTTGATGCTGCTGGAAAATTATTGTTTTCAGAGATGAGTCTCAGCGATGAGCTCCCTATTACGCTCACTCCCGTGGATATTGTTAAGGAGCAAATCAGACCCAACGAAATGAATGTTTTTCAACTTGTGGACTTTATTGAGAAGAAAAAACTGCTAGGGCTCAATCCCCATCGCTGGGTAGTAGACTTCCACTTCAAACTGGCTTTTGTCATGACCGGTTTTATTGTGATTTTTCTGGGTATCAGCTTTGCCTTGCAAGGCACCAGGGAGAATCTTGCTGTGGGGGTGGGTAAGAGTGTGATTGCGCTCTTTATATATTATATCCTGCTTATTGGCGGACAGAAAGTCGGTTACAATAGCTCGATGCATCCAGCTTTTGCAGTGTGGTTTGGAAATGTTGTTCTATTTATTGCAGGGGGCTGGCTGTTTTACCAAACAGCTAAGAAGTAA
- a CDS encoding DUF2892 domain-containing protein — translation MKKNVGKIDKIVRLVLALGLFSLFFFLEGNARYWALTGLIPLVTGLINFCPIWAIFGVNTCSLKTEA, via the coding sequence ATGAAAAAAAATGTGGGTAAAATTGATAAAATAGTACGCCTTGTTCTAGCACTCGGCTTGTTTAGCCTTTTCTTTTTTCTCGAAGGCAATGCACGCTACTGGGCGCTGACTGGTTTAATACCTCTGGTTACAGGACTCATCAACTTTTGTCCCATCTGGGCCATTTTTGGAGTAAACACCTGCTCGCTCAAAACAGAGGCTTAA